In one window of Hevea brasiliensis isolate MT/VB/25A 57/8 chromosome 10, ASM3005281v1, whole genome shotgun sequence DNA:
- the LOC110663538 gene encoding HMG1/2-like protein: MKGPRTAVIAHKRPDAEKLKARKAEIKTTKEKGSKKNSAPKDPDAPKRPPSAFFVFMEEFRKSFKENFPENKSVSAVGKAGGAKWKSMSDSDKAPYAEKASNKKTEYEKAVEAYQKQKLNNNGDNEESEKSTSEIHDDAEHEASS, encoded by the exons ATGAAGGGACCGAGAACTGCTGTGATTGCTCACAAGAGGCCTGACGCAGA GAAGTTGAAGGCACGCAAAGCCGAGATCAAAACGACAAAGGAGAAAGGGAGCAAGAAGAACTCCGCTCCAAAGGATCCTGATGCTCCAAAGCGTCCTCCCAGCGCTTTTTTCGTCTTCAT GGAGGAGTTCAGAAAATCTTTCAAGGAGAACTTTCCTGAAAACAAATCTGTTTCTGCT GTAGGGAAAGCTGGTGGTGCGAAATGGAAATCAATGTCTGATTCT GACAAAGCTCCATATGCTGAGAAGGCCTCGAACAAGAAAACAGAGTATGAGAAAGCTGTAGAAGCATATCAGAAGCAGAAACTC AACAATAATGGAGACAATGAGGAATCTGAGAAATCCACGTCTGAGATCCACGATGATGCTGAGCATGAAGCCAGCTCTTAG